A DNA window from Gigantopelta aegis isolate Gae_Host chromosome 4, Gae_host_genome, whole genome shotgun sequence contains the following coding sequences:
- the LOC121370268 gene encoding cell death regulator Aven-like isoform X2 gives MYFNRDLGSTDDVKLDTVPLYEKKTFRRREIVSNWSRYTLPEESENQPQAKGEDFSIVLNAAGGAQAQFRFKDEQDWESDVPCLTDTSNILSLDCDMLAVAIQCIPVHERLGLDEELFSKDQVDVFHQEADRFQKFYKQLPATNGENHDTENLTSVPRLKISERETNTTDTSDSKPVLYSDRSGGENIVLTNSLKTNTVTKENIGVILSDSDKHVNRDIEALSTDRDHVSEKGTEHRQLYKSVNKVKPSKTECADDELDFLLSMETPQSRRTEISVSSDRHLESAKEKQLQLEMKSDEPVLTALSNSQQSKPSTKSGDEESLEDWLDSVLDN, from the exons gaTGATGTTAAACTTGACACGGTTCCTCTATATGAAAAGAAGACGTTCCGCCGGAGAGAGATTGTTAGTAACTGGAGCCGGTACACGCTGCCAGAGGAGAGTGAAAATCAACCACAAGCAAAGGGAGAAGACTTCAGCATTGTTTTAAATGCAGCAG GTGGTGCTCAGGCACAGTTCCGATTCAAGGATGAACAAGATTGGGAGAGTGATGTCCCTTGTCTCACTGACACGTCCAACATTCTGTCTCTGGATTGTGACATGCTTGCAGTAGCTATACAATGTATCCCTGTACACGAGCGACTTGGACTAGACGAAGAACTGTTTTCA AAAGATCAAGTAGATGTGTTTCATCAAGAAGCTGACCGATTCCAAAAGTTTTACAAACAGCTGCCTGCGACTAATGGTGAAAATCATGATACTGAAAACCTGACATCTGTACCCAGGTTGAAGATTTCTGAAAGGGAGACAAATACTACCGACACGTCTGATTCTAAACCTGTACTGTATTCAGATAGGTCAGGTGGAGAAAATATTGTCTTAACAAACTCTCTGAAGACCAACACAGTAACTAAGGAAAACATCGGTGTGATTCTGTCAGACAGTGATAAACATGTTAATAGGGATATTGAGGCTCTGAGTACAGACAGAGATCATGTTTCTGAGAAGGGAACGGAGCACAGACAGTTGTACAAATCAGTTAACAAAGTAAAGCCTTCAAAAACGGAGTGTGCTGATGATGAGCTGGATTTCCTTCTCTCTATGGAAACACCACAGAGTCGCAGAACAGAAATATCAGTATCAAGTGACAGACATTTAGAGTCTGCTAAAGAAAAGCAATTACAACTAG AAATGAAGAGTGATGAACCAGTCCTAACAGCATTATCCAACTCTCAGCAGTCGAAGCCTTCTACAAAATCTG GTGATGAGGAGAGTTTGGAGGATTGGCTGGACAGTGTGTTGGATAACTGA
- the LOC121370268 gene encoding uncharacterized protein LOC121370268 isoform X1, which yields MRPDQHKQKQHTQYKRKHGIPKKETSDEKNEQKKSHAATSGRPKKSSGFGAKGKDDVKSHQNRDLSSDSDDDVKLDTVPLYEKKTFRRREIVSNWSRYTLPEESENQPQAKGEDFSIVLNAAGGAQAQFRFKDEQDWESDVPCLTDTSNILSLDCDMLAVAIQCIPVHERLGLDEELFSKDQVDVFHQEADRFQKFYKQLPATNGENHDTENLTSVPRLKISERETNTTDTSDSKPVLYSDRSGGENIVLTNSLKTNTVTKENIGVILSDSDKHVNRDIEALSTDRDHVSEKGTEHRQLYKSVNKVKPSKTECADDELDFLLSMETPQSRRTEISVSSDRHLESAKEKQLQLEMKSDEPVLTALSNSQQSKPSTKSGDEESLEDWLDSVLDN from the exons ATGAGACCAGATCAACATAAACAAAAGCAGCACACGCAGTATAAACGTAAACATGGCATTCCCAAGAAGGAGACTTCTGATGAGAAAAATGAACAGAAAAAGAGTCATGCTGCCACTTCCGGCAGACCGAAGAAGTCATCTGGGTTTGGTGCAAAAGGAAAAGACGACGTGAAATCACATCAAAATCGAGATCTGTCATCGGATTCTGAT gaTGATGTTAAACTTGACACGGTTCCTCTATATGAAAAGAAGACGTTCCGCCGGAGAGAGATTGTTAGTAACTGGAGCCGGTACACGCTGCCAGAGGAGAGTGAAAATCAACCACAAGCAAAGGGAGAAGACTTCAGCATTGTTTTAAATGCAGCAG GTGGTGCTCAGGCACAGTTCCGATTCAAGGATGAACAAGATTGGGAGAGTGATGTCCCTTGTCTCACTGACACGTCCAACATTCTGTCTCTGGATTGTGACATGCTTGCAGTAGCTATACAATGTATCCCTGTACACGAGCGACTTGGACTAGACGAAGAACTGTTTTCA AAAGATCAAGTAGATGTGTTTCATCAAGAAGCTGACCGATTCCAAAAGTTTTACAAACAGCTGCCTGCGACTAATGGTGAAAATCATGATACTGAAAACCTGACATCTGTACCCAGGTTGAAGATTTCTGAAAGGGAGACAAATACTACCGACACGTCTGATTCTAAACCTGTACTGTATTCAGATAGGTCAGGTGGAGAAAATATTGTCTTAACAAACTCTCTGAAGACCAACACAGTAACTAAGGAAAACATCGGTGTGATTCTGTCAGACAGTGATAAACATGTTAATAGGGATATTGAGGCTCTGAGTACAGACAGAGATCATGTTTCTGAGAAGGGAACGGAGCACAGACAGTTGTACAAATCAGTTAACAAAGTAAAGCCTTCAAAAACGGAGTGTGCTGATGATGAGCTGGATTTCCTTCTCTCTATGGAAACACCACAGAGTCGCAGAACAGAAATATCAGTATCAAGTGACAGACATTTAGAGTCTGCTAAAGAAAAGCAATTACAACTAG AAATGAAGAGTGATGAACCAGTCCTAACAGCATTATCCAACTCTCAGCAGTCGAAGCCTTCTACAAAATCTG GTGATGAGGAGAGTTTGGAGGATTGGCTGGACAGTGTGTTGGATAACTGA